A window of Rhodothermales bacterium contains these coding sequences:
- a CDS encoding zf-HC2 domain-containing protein, with product MSHITSQLNDYVDGLLPADDARAVERHLAECATCRTAVDDLRTLLADLLALPPVAPPSDLWAGIKTRLETQLAPDEAPRTPAPPRAPIPLNTPVRHSDVGSTPPSRLQIRMLSQFVAALLVVTGLAWVFIRSDASGWQVVALAGLPSVDQNGLRGSGRLRVGQWLETDATSRALLDVGDIGTVEVAPDTRLQLLGAEANNHRLVLEEGQIEAFIWAPPRLFFVDTPSALAIDLGCAYTLAVDSVGTSLLHVTSGYVELSHGGRTTLVPAGAMCRARPGRGPGTAFHEAASPTLQAALERFDFEDGGSEAVADIVREAGFDDGITLWQMIPRVDPALRGRVYDRLVTHIQPPAGVTRKGVLELDPDMLESWQRHLGLHVDEPKVKKSRLVATE from the coding sequence ATGAGCCATATTACTTCCCAGCTAAACGACTACGTCGACGGCCTGCTGCCGGCCGACGACGCGCGCGCCGTTGAACGCCACCTCGCCGAATGCGCCACCTGCCGCACGGCCGTCGATGACCTTCGCACCCTGCTGGCCGATTTGCTTGCGTTGCCGCCGGTCGCCCCGCCGAGCGACCTCTGGGCCGGCATCAAAACGCGGCTCGAAACGCAGCTCGCCCCGGATGAAGCGCCGCGAACGCCCGCACCGCCGCGGGCCCCGATCCCACTCAATACCCCCGTGCGCCACTCGGATGTTGGGAGCACTCCCCCGAGCCGGCTCCAGATCCGCATGCTCAGCCAGTTCGTCGCGGCCCTACTCGTCGTGACGGGCCTCGCATGGGTCTTCATCCGATCCGACGCATCGGGCTGGCAGGTGGTCGCGCTCGCCGGCCTGCCATCGGTGGATCAGAACGGACTGCGCGGCAGCGGCCGACTCCGCGTTGGCCAGTGGCTCGAAACCGACGCCACCTCGCGTGCACTCCTGGATGTTGGCGACATCGGCACCGTGGAAGTAGCGCCAGACACCCGCCTCCAACTCCTCGGCGCCGAGGCGAACAATCACCGGTTGGTGCTGGAGGAAGGCCAGATCGAGGCGTTTATATGGGCCCCGCCCCGTCTGTTTTTTGTCGATACCCCATCCGCCCTGGCGATCGACCTTGGGTGCGCCTACACGCTGGCCGTCGATAGCGTGGGCACCAGTTTATTACACGTCACGTCCGGTTATGTCGAACTGAGTCACGGCGGCCGAACGACGCTCGTGCCGGCGGGTGCGATGTGCCGGGCGCGCCCCGGGCGCGGACCCGGTACGGCGTTTCATGAGGCGGCCTCGCCCACGCTCCAAGCTGCGCTGGAGCGGTTCGATTTCGAGGATGGAGGATCGGAGGCCGTGGCCGACATCGTGCGCGAGGCCGGTTTCGACGATGGGATCACGCTCTGGCAGATGATTCCACGGGTCGACCCTGCCCTTCGCGGCCGCGTCTACGATCGCCTCGTGACGCACATCCAACCGCCGGCGGGGGTGACTCGTAAAGGGGTGCTGGAACTCGATCCCGACATGCTCGAATCCTGGCAACGGCACCTGGGGCTCCATGTTGACGAGCCCAAAGTCAAAAAGAGCCGACTCGTCGCGACGGAATAA
- a CDS encoding RNA polymerase sigma factor, translating to MEEPLDDPHPPTANLVQRAQAGDTAAFEQLYRAHVGRIYALCLRMVADVTRAQALTQDAFVRAWQQLGSFRQDSAFATWLHRLAVNVVLVDLRAARRRAARFETAGELEPFEVAGREPSPDTGMDLERGIAALPAQARSVLVLHDIEGYTHDEIGVAMGIAPGTSKAHLHRARQLLRTTMAPNG from the coding sequence TTGGAGGAACCCCTTGACGACCCCCATCCACCCACCGCCAACCTCGTGCAGCGCGCGCAGGCCGGCGATACGGCCGCGTTCGAGCAGCTGTACAGGGCGCATGTCGGTCGCATTTATGCCCTGTGTCTGCGTATGGTGGCGGATGTGACCCGGGCGCAGGCGCTCACGCAGGACGCTTTCGTCCGCGCCTGGCAGCAGCTTGGCAGCTTCCGTCAGGACAGTGCCTTCGCTACCTGGCTGCATCGCCTCGCCGTGAACGTTGTGCTGGTCGATCTCCGCGCCGCACGCCGGCGCGCCGCACGCTTCGAGACGGCGGGCGAACTGGAGCCCTTCGAGGTCGCCGGACGGGAACCGTCGCCCGATACAGGCATGGACCTTGAACGGGGGATCGCCGCCCTGCCGGCACAGGCGCGGTCCGTCCTCGTCCTCCACGATATCGAGGGCTATACGCACGATGAAATCGGCGTAGCCATGGGCATCGCCCCCGGCACCTCGAAAGCCCACCTCCACCGGGCCCGCCAGTTATTGCGGACAACGATGGCGCCTAACGGATGA